Genomic DNA from Tachyglossus aculeatus isolate mTacAcu1 chromosome 10, mTacAcu1.pri, whole genome shotgun sequence:
CAGGGGACCAGCTTGGGGGGCTCTCCTCAGAGAGCCCAGTTTGGCTCGGCTCCTGGGAGGACGGGGGCGGACCCCCCACCTTGTTGTCCAGGGCGGCGATCTCCTGCTGGCTGGCGGTGGACAGCAGGAAGGAGTTCATCTGCGTCTTGAGCGTGTCGTCCACTTCCACGTCGATGTCGTAGCAGGCCGTCTTCTTCTGGTCATTGGGGTCAACACTGGCGgcgcggggagggggacgggggaagacACGGCGGCCGATACAGAGTGGCCCTGACCAAATCCCGACCCAGCTCCCAAATTCCATCCTGGACTCCCAGGACTCTCCCCGACCCACCCCCAGCTCCGCAACCCCCACCGCCCACCCCCAGCGCACCAGATTCCGGGATCCGGCCCCCCtcgactcttctgcctcccagaatcctctccccctacccgccTCGAGCTCTTCCGCCTCCCAgaatcgttcagtcgtatttattgagtgcttactgtgtgcaaagtgctgtactaagcgcttgggagagaacaatataacaataaacctctCCCCCTACCCACCTGGAGCTCCTGTTTCCTAGAATCCTCTCCATCAACCCCCGGgacctctacctcccacctccaAAGATGGGGCTGCCCCAGGGGACAGGGAGATTGAGGGAAGATGGGCTTAACAGGACAGCACCCCTCTATGCTTGGGGGAGTGCCCACGGGTAAATCCGAGCCCTGCCTGGGCACGAGGGGACCCAGCCTGGTCCTCAAGGGCTGCCAGTCCATTGGCACTCTGGACGGGCACAATCCCATCGGCAGAAAGCTGTTTTCAGAGCATCCCAGGGGCCGAGGGGCCGACTGAACCAGCacggcccggtggatagagccacggcctaggagtcagaaggacctgggttctaatcccggctctgccacttgcctgctgtgtgactttgggcaatctgggcctcagttccctcatctgcaaagtgggaatgaagaccgtgagccccacatgggatggggactttgcccaacctgattagcttccagtgcttagtccggtgcctggcccatagtaagcgctgaacaaataccagttaaaaaacaaaaccaaacgaaCCAAAAAAGTCCCGAGAGGCTGGAGACAAGAAGGTGCAATCCCGGAAGACTCTTTGGAGCAGTACCTGATGacgtggttgatgatgatgggctcggGGGGCATGAGCAGGGCGTGAAGTCGCTGGGGGATCTCTGAGAACTTCATCCGCTGCGACTCGAAGATCTGGTGGgagagtcagtcggtcagtcgatcGCGCTGACCGCGTGCTGAGCGctgaactgagctcttgggaaagtacagtcccaCAGGAGACAGGCCCGttgtctgcccacagagagcttacggtctaaagaggGAGTGGCAACCGGGGGTCGGGAGggtgagggcagggggatgaaggcctccccctcttccccgccaCCGGTCACCTGCTGCAGGTACttgtcacagctgacaaattcCCTCTCGTGGGGGTCCTGGAGCTTGTGGGTCTTGATGTACTGCCACAGAGCCTGGATGATCACGGGCCGGGTCTGCGTGTGGATGCCCAGCAGGCGGGCGAGGCGGGGGTCCAGCTTGAactggggaggctgagggggggaCACGGAGACAgcgggagggagttgtggggggggggggatagcggGGAGAGGACGGACAGGGCGGGGATGGGTGGGTAGGGGCGTTACCTGGTAATCGAGCATGAGCAGCACGGTGCAGCGGACGTTCACGTCCCCCGGCCTCTTCACCTGGAAGCCGTCCGTCTCTTGCGTGGTGGCGGTCCGGTGCcactgaggggcggggggcgggggagggaggagggcgtcCGGGAGCGGCTCGGCCTCCGCTTGGCTTCCCCAGCCCCAGGGTGGGGCCCGTGATCCGGCGGCTGGATGCGCCAAcctaatccccccacccccaccgctcacctccaccaggtggTTGTCGGGCCCGTACAGGTCCTTGTCCAGCTCGATCACCAGGGACttgaagaaggaggagaatttCCTCTTCTGCTTGGTGGCGTCGTACTTGGACAGGGCGGACTGCGGGGGAGGCCGAGGACGCGGCTTGGAGAGGACCACGGCGGGGGCCTCCCCACGGCCCTCTGGCTGCCCGGGGCGGATGGGAAACTCCGGCCGGGAGGTCGACGGTGCCGAGGCCTCACCCCGGGACCGAGGGGCTGCGGGTATCCGGGGGCGCCCGCCCAGAGGCAGGCTGGGCTCAGAGGCGTGGGAGGCCCCGTGGAGCCGTTCCCAGACTAGGTGGGAGCAGAGTGGGAgtcggggagggaggagcggggacTCAGAAAGAATTCACTGCTATGGGAACAAGAGGGGGAGTTTCTGGGCCTGAACTGTGTGAGTTTCTATATTTGGGTGGGAGAGTGgtgggagacgaggaggaggagagacgagAGAGACGCGGGCAGGAAGagtgagaaggaggggagaggtggggagatgtgggggagagaaagatggagggaggaagggagagggagagatggagtaggagagagcggtggggggagggagagacggggcagaaagggagagatggggaggaagagattgggggacgggaaagatggggagggagacgtagggggaggaatggagatgggggaggaaaggagagatgggagagatgcgggcaggaaaagtgagaaggaagggagaggtggggagatgtgggggagagaaagatggagggaggaagggagagggagagatggagtaggagagagaggtagggggagggagagacgggacagaaagggagagatggggaggaagagatttggggacgggaaagatggggagggagatgtagggggaggaatggagatgggggaggaaaggagagatgggagagatgtgggcaggaaaagtgagaaggaagggagaggtggggagatgtgggggagagaaagatggagggaggaagggagagggagagatggagtaggagagagaggtcggggggagggagagacggggcagaaagggagagatgggggatgggaaagatggggagggagatgtagggggaggaatggagatgggggaggaaaggagagatggggagagggaaagatggggaggaaggaagggaaagatggggaggaaggaagagaaagatggggagtgagagaagggatgagggagatgggatgatgagAGGAGACAAGGGGGGAGATGGGAGTGGAAAGCATCTCTCGGGGGACTCCTTCCAGTCTCCGGCACAAAAGGGCTATACTCCTAGGGATCATCTGGGCCAGGCCCCTGCCTTAAGGCAGGTGAATGTCCCTTTTGTTTTTCCCCCTAGGAGACCTGTTCTGAGGCTTCCTtggcctgccccccccccacccctgcccccccccaccggccccaGAGGACAGAAGTTCCTCCCTTGGTTTACCCTGACTTCAGCCTGATTTAAGCCTGTGTTTGGGGGTTGGTGAGGGGGGCCGGCACCCGGGCAGGATCCTCGAAGGCCTCtggtctccccttctccatctccaccctgcCCTGAGCCCCCCCTCTGACACCAGCCACCCCGGGGTTGTGGGGGGAAGGCCGCGGCACCCCAagaagggtgtgaggggaggcCGGCCTGAGGCCATTGTGGAACAGGCAGGGTCAGAGGAGGGGTTGGCAGGCGGGAGGAAAATGGGGTCTCCAGCCTGACAGGAGAGGCACACAAAGGACACCTCCCACCAGCCTCTGGCCCCCATCCGGAGCAGGACCCCCGATCCCGCCCGCCGCCCACTCACGTCCTCGAGGAGCCGTCCTTCCACCCGCAGCTCCCAGGAGGCCACGGTCCCTTCCCCGTCCTCCGCGTCCGACTTGGCCGGGTTGAAGGTGTTGGAAATGAAAATGCGTAGCTTGCGTTTTtgctggggggggagagggggtcgtCGTTAAACGGGCTCCGGTGGGGACCCCCAGGCCAGGAGCGGCCGGTCTCCACCGGGACCCTCGGAGGGGAGCcccgggtggggggcggcgggtaCCTTGATGGGCCGCTTCAGGGCCTCCTGGATGTCCAGCCGTTTCCTCATGATGGTCTGGTCCAGTTTGCGCTCGAAGGCCAACAGGTCCATGTAGGCCTGGGACTCTGGGACCAACTCCCGGATCTGCGGGGGCAGCGGCGCTCGCTCactcactcagtcctatttactgagtgcctactgcacgcagagcgctgtactaagcgcttgggagaggacaatacaacaatataacagaaacactccctgtccacaacaagcttacagtctagaaggggagacagacattaatataaataaagcggGGGACAGCGGGCCGGGAGGCGGAACTTTCTGGGAGACTCAGCCGGGAGGGTCCATGAGGGGACGTCGAGGCCCATCTCATCCCGGACCTGAGTCCCTCTCCCCGCAAGCTAAACCCTTCTGTCCTAAAAATACTTCAGGGACGGGGGCGTTCCAGAACCTCCCCAGAACACCCTCCTGCGACCCGGCAAgactggggggtggtggggggtgtcCTTCCTCGGGTCTNNNNNNNNNNNNNNNNNNNNNNNNNNNNNNNNNNNNNNNNNNNNNNNNNNNNNNNNNNNNNNNNNNNNNNNNNNNNNNNNNNNNNNNNNNNNNNNNNNNNGGAGAGATGCGGGCAGGAAAagtgagaaggaagggagaggtggggagatgtgggggagaggaagatggagggaggaagggagagggagagatggagtaggagagagaggtagggggagggagagatgggcagaaagggagagatggggaggaagagatttggggacgggaaagatggggagggagatgtagggggaggaatggagatgggggaggaaaggagagatgggagagatgtgggcaggaaaagtgagaaggaagggagaggtggggagatgtgggggagagaaagatggagggaggaagggagggaaagatggagtaggagagagaggtcgggggggggagaggagacggggcagaaagggagagatgggggatgggaaagatggggagggagatgtaGGGGGAgaatggagatgggggaggaaaggagagatggggagagggaaagatggaggaggaagggaaagatggggaggaaggagagaagatggggagtgtgagagagggatgagggagatgggatgatgagAGGAGACAAGGGGGAATGGGAGTGGAAGCATCTCTCGGGGGACTTCCAGTCTCCGGCACAAAAGGGCTATACTCCTAGGGATCATCTGGGCCAGGCCCCTGCCTTAAGGCAGGTGAATGTCCCTTTTGTTTTTCCCCTAGGGACTGTTCTGAGGCTTCCTCGGCCTgcccccccacctgcccccccaCCGGCCCCAGAGGAACAGAAGTTCCTCCCTTGGTTTACCCTGACTTCAGCCTGATTTAAGCTGTGTTTGGGGGTTGGTGAGGGGGGCCGGCACCGGGCAGGATCCTCGAAGGCTCtggtctccccttctccatctccaccctgcCCTGAGCCCCCCTCTGACACCAGCCCCGGGTTGTGGGGGGAAGGCCGCGGCACCCCAagaagggtgtgaggggaggcCGGCCTGAGGCCATTGTGGAACAGGCAGGGTCAGAGGAGGGGTTGGCAGGCAGGGAGGAAATGGGGTCTCCAGCCTGACAGGAGAGGCACACAAAGGACACCTCCCACCAGCCTCTGGCCCCCATCCGGAGCAGGACCCCGATCCCGCCCGCCGCCCACTCACGTCCTCGAGGAGCCGTCCTTCCACCCGCAGCTCCCAGGAGGCCACGGTCCCTTCCCCGTCCTCCGCGTCCGACTTGGCCGGGTTGAAGGTGTTGGAAATGAAAATGCGTAGTTGCGTTTTtgctggggggggagagggggtcgtCGTTAAAGGGCTCCGGTGGGGACCCCCAGGCCAGGAGCGGCCGGTCTCCACCGGGACCCTCGGAGGGGAGCCCCGGGTGGGGGCGGCGGGTACCTTGATGGGCCGCTTCAGGGCCTCCTGGATGTCCAGCCGTTTCCTCATGATGGTCTGGTCCAGTTTGCGCTCGAAGGCAACAGGTCCATGTAGGCCTGGGACTCTGGGACCAACTCCCGGATCTGCGGGGGCAGCGGCGCTCGCTCactcactcagtcctatttactgagtgcctactgcacgcgagcgctgtactaagcgcttgggagaggacaatacaacaatataaacagactccctgtccacaacaagcttacagtctagaaggggagacggacattaatataaataaagcggGGGACAGCGGGCCGGGAGGCGGAACTTTCTGGGAGACTCAGCGGGAGGGTCCATGAGGGGACGTCGAGGCCATCTCATCCCGGACCTGAGTCCCTCTCCCCGCAAGCTAAACCCTTCTGTCCTAAAAATACTTCAGGGACGGGGGCGTTCCAGAACCTCCCCAGAACACCCTCCTGCGACCCGGCAAgactggggggtggtggggggtgtcCTTCCTCGGGTCTACACTGAACctcgcctcagttcccacatctgtaaaatgggaattaagactatcagcctgatgtgggacagggcctgtgtccaacctcaatcaatcaatcaatcaattgtatttattgagcgcttactgtgtgcagagcactgtactaagtgcttgggaagtccacgttggcaacatctagagacggtccctacccaacagtgggctcacagtctacaagggggagacagagaacagaaccaaacatactaacaaaataaaataaatagaatagatatgtacaggtaaaataaatagagtaataaatatgtacaaacatatatacaggtgctgtggggaagggaagggggtaagatggaggggatggagacggggacaagggggagaggaaggaaggggctcagtctgggaaggcctcctggaggaggtgagctctcagtagggccttgaagggatgaagagagcgagcttggcggatgggcagagggagcttgtaataataataataataataataatgatggcatttgttaagcgtttactatgtgcaaagcactgttctaagcgctggggggggatacaatgtgatcaagttgtcccacgtggggctcacagtcttaatccccatttttacagatgaggtgactgaggctcagagaagttaagtgacttgcccaaggtcacacagcagagttgtggtggagccgggattcaaacccttgacccctgactccaaagcccgggctctttccactgagccacgctgcttctctatcttgtacctatccagcgcttagtacagtgccccgcacataataataatgattactggggtatttgttaagcgcttactatgtaagcatacacagtaagcgcttaattccatttaaaagcaaacaaacaaagtaaaaaaaaccccaaacctcccCGGCTGCCCCAAATTCATCCAGGGACTCACCCTCTGAGGTAGAATCTTGTCGgccatcttcttcttctttgcaCTACGGACACAGGAAATAGCAAATTGAGGGAGGCAGCCCCCAGATGGATGCCCACCCGCAAGGTAGTAATCCTCTCCACTGTGGCGTacacttttacttgtacatatctattctatttattttattttgttagtatgtttggtttggttctctgtctcccccttttagactgtgagcccactgttgggtagggactgtctctgtatgttgccaacttggacttcccaagcgcttagtccagggctctgcacacagtaagcgctcaataaatacgattgatgatgatgatgatgatgatggcatctgttaagctcttactctatgcccgagcactgtgctaaacactgggagagatacaaggccatcagactCAACACcacccccgtcccacacggggctcacagtctaaagatttatttatttatttattttacttgtacatatctattctatttattttattttgctagtatgtttggttttgttctctgtctcccccttttagactgggagcccaatgttgggtagggactgtctctatgtgttgccaacttggacttcccaagtgcttagtccagtgctctgcacacagtaagcgctcagtaaatacgattgatgatgatgatgatgatctccactgtggcatctgttaagctcttactctgtgcccgcgcactgtgctaaacactgggagagatacaaggccatcagactCGACACCACCcccgtcccacgcagggctcacagtctaaagatttatttatttattcattttacttgtacatatctattctatttattttattttgttagtacgtttggtttggttctctgtctcccccttttagactgtgagcccactgttgggtagggactgtctctagatgttgccaacttgtacttcccaagcgcttagtacagtgctctgcacacagtaagcgctcaataaatatgattgattgattcatccccattttacagctgaggtaactgagaaggaaagtgccttgtccaaagtcacccaatagattcattcactcaatcatatttattgagagcttactgtgtgcagggcactgtactgagcgcttgggaggtacaaatttgcaacatcaatcaatcatatttattgagcgcttactgtgtgcagagcactgggaagtacaagttggcaacctatagagacagtccctacccaacagtgggctcacagtctagaagggggagacagagaacaaaaccaaacatattaacaaaataaaataaatagaatagatatgtacaagtgaaataaataaataaatagagtaataaatctgtacaaacatatatacatatatacaggtgctgcggggaagggaaggaggtaagatgcggggatggagagggggacgagggggagaggaaggaaggggctgagtgtgggaaggcctcctggaggaggtgagctctcagtagggccttgaagggaggaagacagcgagcttggcggaggggcagagggattgggggcattccaagcccgggggaggacgtgggctgggggtcgacggcgggacaggcgagaacgaggcccggtgaggagattagcggtggcagaggagcggagggtgcgggatgggctggacaaggagagaagggaggggaggtaggagggggtgaggtgatggacagccttaaagtccatggtgaggagtttctgcctgatgcgcagattgattggtagccactggagatttttgaggaggtacaagtttgcaacatatatacagtagatgagtggcagagcttagTGCaacgcccggcacatagtaaactctcaacaaacaccatcattctgAATAAGTTCCCCCTGGACGAGCGATGGGTGGATTCAATCCCCGCTCcggagggctcattcattcattcattcattcattcactcgtatttactgagcgcttactgtgtgagctctcaacaaacaccatcattctgAATAAATTCCCCCAGGGACGAGCGACGGgtggattcccagactgagccccttccttcctctccccctcgtccccctctccatccccccatcttacctccttcccttccccacagcacctgtatacatgtatatatgtttgtacagatgtattactctatttattttactatgacatatctattctatttattttattttgttagtatgttcggttttgtctcccccttttacactgtgagcccactgttgggtagggaccg
This window encodes:
- the SMARCD1 gene encoding LOW QUALITY PROTEIN: SWI/SNF-related matrix-associated actin-dependent regulator of chromatin subfamily D member 1 (The sequence of the model RefSeq protein was modified relative to this genomic sequence to represent the inferred CDS: deleted 1 base in 1 codon), with protein sequence MAARAGFQSVAPSGGGGAAAAGALGPGGTPVRMGPAPGQGLYRSPMPGAAYPRPGLLPGSRLAPGGPAMGPPGYGGSPSVRPGLAQGGLDQSRKRPAPQQIQQVQQQQQQQQQQQQQQQQQQQAAAAQNRNHNAKKKKMADKILPQRIRELVPESQAYMDLLAFERKLDQTIMRKRLDIQEALKRPIKQKRKLRIFISNTFNPAKSDAEDGEGTVASWELRVEGRLLEDSALSKYDATKQKRKFSSFFKSLVIELDKDLYGPDNHLVEWHRTATTQETDGFQVKRPGDVNVRCTVLLMLDYQPPQFKLDPRLARLLGIHTQTRPVIIQALWQYIKTHKLQDPHEREFVSCDKYLQQIFESQRMKFSEIPQRLHALLMPPEPIIINHVISVDPNDQKKTACYDIDVEVDDTLKTQMNSFLLSTASQQEIAALDNKIHETIETINQLKTQREFMLSFARDPQGFINDWLQSQCRDLKAMTDVVGNPEEERRAEFYFQPWAQEAVCRYFYSKVQQRRQELEQALGIRNT